Proteins from a single region of Crassaminicella profunda:
- a CDS encoding D-serine ammonia-lyase, producing the protein MENKMILGKSIEQWKKDYPLLNKLIETEEVFWTNPKHGKFQEAIENISLNEEDVKDAEERLERFAPYIAKVFPETKEKKGIIESPTVKIPHMKEYLEKAFDQKILGDLLLKCDSHLAISGSIKARGGIYEVLKHAEDLAIEEGMLTTKDEYSILDSEPYRKFFSNYSVAVGSTGNLGLSIGIMSAKLGFKVFVHMSADAKQWKKDLLRSKGVIVVEYESDYSKAVEEGRKQSDLDLNSYFVDDENSQNLFLGYAVAASRLKKQLEKLNVVVDEDHPLFVYLPCGVGGGPGGVAFGLKLAYKDNVHCFFAEPTHSPCMLIGCMTEAHDQVCVQDFGIDNVTAADGLAVGRASGFVGKTLEYLLSGDYTVDDDKLYVLLKALADTEKIDLEPSALAGVVGAVDLFKTKAGEKYLEDKKLKDKMKNATHIAWATGGSMVPKEEMNKYYEKGHKLSKK; encoded by the coding sequence ATGGAAAATAAAATGATTTTAGGAAAAAGTATAGAACAATGGAAAAAAGATTATCCACTACTTAATAAATTAATAGAAACAGAGGAAGTATTTTGGACAAATCCGAAACATGGAAAATTTCAGGAAGCTATAGAAAATATTTCTTTGAATGAAGAAGATGTAAAAGATGCTGAAGAAAGATTAGAAAGATTTGCACCCTATATTGCAAAAGTATTTCCTGAAACGAAAGAAAAGAAAGGTATTATTGAGTCTCCAACTGTAAAAATTCCTCATATGAAAGAATATCTTGAGAAAGCATTTGATCAAAAAATATTAGGGGATTTATTATTAAAATGTGATAGTCACCTTGCCATTTCTGGGTCTATTAAAGCAAGGGGTGGAATTTATGAAGTATTAAAGCATGCAGAAGACTTAGCAATAGAAGAAGGCATGCTAACAACTAAAGATGAGTATTCTATTTTGGATAGTGAACCATATAGAAAATTCTTTTCAAATTATTCTGTTGCTGTAGGTTCAACAGGAAATTTAGGACTTAGTATTGGGATTATGAGTGCCAAACTTGGATTTAAAGTATTTGTTCATATGTCAGCTGATGCAAAGCAGTGGAAAAAAGACCTTCTTAGAAGCAAAGGAGTTATTGTAGTTGAATATGAATCAGACTATAGTAAAGCAGTAGAAGAAGGTAGAAAACAATCTGATTTAGATCTAAATAGTTATTTTGTAGATGATGAAAATTCTCAAAACCTATTCCTAGGATATGCGGTTGCAGCTTCAAGATTAAAAAAGCAGCTTGAAAAATTAAACGTAGTTGTAGATGAGGATCATCCATTATTTGTATATCTTCCCTGTGGTGTTGGTGGGGGACCAGGAGGCGTTGCCTTTGGATTAAAACTTGCCTATAAAGATAATGTACACTGCTTCTTTGCTGAACCCACACATTCTCCATGTATGCTCATTGGTTGTATGACCGAGGCCCATGATCAGGTATGTGTTCAAGATTTTGGCATCGATAATGTTACAGCTGCAGATGGATTAGCAGTAGGGAGAGCCTCAGGATTTGTGGGGAAAACATTAGAATATTTACTTAGCGGGGATTATACAGTAGATGATGATAAACTATATGTATTATTAAAGGCTTTAGCAGATACAGAAAAAATTGACTTAGAGCCTTCTGCATTAGCAGGTGTTGTTGGAGCAGTTGATTTGTTTAAAACAAAGGCAGGAGAAAAATATTTAGAAGATAAAAAGTTAAAAGACAAAATGAAAAATGCAACCCATATAGCTTGGGCTACAGGTGGGAGTATGGTACCAAAAGAAGAAATGAATAAGTATTATGAAAAAGGTCATAAATTATCTAAGAAATAA
- the sfsA gene encoding DNA/RNA nuclease SfsA, with amino-acid sequence MKYKNIKKAVFLSRPNRFIAHVLLEGKEEVVHVKNTGRCKEILIEGVPVILEKATNPHRKTKYSLVGAYKDHKFLINIDSQITNYVVYEAICNNQVEELINLDYLKKEVKSGNSRFDLYYEKGDKKGFIEVKSVTLEENGGCKFPDAPTQRGRKHIYELIELQRKGYENYIFFLIQIENMKTFTANGRTDPKFEEVLRVAKEKGIRILAYDCYVKEDELTIKNKVSVEIK; translated from the coding sequence ATGAAATATAAAAATATTAAAAAAGCTGTTTTTTTATCTAGACCCAATAGATTTATTGCCCATGTATTGTTGGAGGGGAAAGAAGAAGTTGTTCATGTGAAAAATACAGGGAGATGTAAGGAAATTTTAATAGAGGGAGTACCTGTAATACTAGAAAAAGCTACAAATCCCCATAGAAAAACGAAATATTCTTTAGTTGGAGCTTATAAGGATCATAAGTTTTTAATCAATATTGACTCACAAATAACAAATTATGTAGTGTATGAGGCTATATGTAACAATCAGGTAGAGGAACTTATAAATTTAGATTATTTAAAGAAAGAAGTAAAATCTGGAAATTCTAGATTTGATTTATATTATGAAAAGGGAGACAAAAAAGGATTTATTGAAGTGAAAAGTGTGACATTAGAAGAAAATGGTGGATGTAAGTTTCCAGATGCCCCTACACAAAGAGGTAGGAAGCATATTTATGAATTAATAGAGTTACAAAGAAAGGGATATGAAAATTATATTTTTTTCTTAATTCAAATTGAAAATATGAAGACTTTTACAGCAAATGGTAGGACAGATCCAAAGTTTGAAGAAGTGTTAAGAGTAGCAAAGGAAAAAGGGATTAGAATACTTGCCTATGATTGTTATGTAAAAGAAGATGAATTAACTATAAAAAATAAAGTTTCTGTAGAGATTAAATGA
- a CDS encoding EamA family transporter gives MIISYIALVMRIILMSVERIVVRLLGNDEGDIYSNTAASFLFFFIGALFLLPFNVFVEVDNFKFLLPCYISSLVYAVGFVAYVTALATGEVSLVTPIHSLNALFLMILSFVFLGEAITITKVFGVIIMIVGLSILKRMGSPLKSIKFIFNDSSCRWMLLFVVLQSLGRIVDKYFYVSASPILYSTVLYFFIALNIWIFLMVKKKRQYIYDIFNGKKVVSIISGAINGFAYLFLLIALNHIELSIAEPFTQISMIITMILSYIFFKENIKEKIPGSILILIGGWLLLYNH, from the coding sequence ATGATTATATCTTATATTGCATTAGTCATGCGAATTATATTAATGTCTGTAGAAAGAATTGTAGTAAGATTATTAGGAAATGATGAGGGGGATATTTATAGCAATACGGCTGCTAGTTTTTTGTTTTTCTTTATAGGGGCTTTGTTCTTGCTCCCCTTTAATGTGTTTGTAGAAGTAGATAATTTTAAATTCTTGTTGCCTTGCTATATAAGTAGCTTGGTATATGCGGTAGGGTTTGTTGCCTATGTTACTGCTCTTGCCACAGGAGAAGTTTCTCTTGTAACTCCAATACATAGTTTGAATGCACTGTTTTTGATGATACTATCTTTTGTATTTTTAGGAGAAGCTATTACCATTACAAAAGTTTTTGGTGTTATAATTATGATCGTTGGATTGTCCATATTAAAAAGAATGGGATCACCTTTAAAATCTATTAAATTCATTTTTAATGATTCATCATGTAGATGGATGCTTTTATTTGTAGTACTTCAATCTTTAGGAAGAATCGTAGATAAATATTTTTATGTATCCGCGTCCCCTATTCTGTATTCTACAGTTTTATATTTTTTCATTGCACTGAATATATGGATTTTTCTAATGGTAAAAAAGAAACGACAATATATATATGATATATTTAATGGTAAAAAAGTTGTATCCATTATTAGTGGGGCGATTAATGGTTTTGCTTATCTTTTTTTACTTATAGCTTTAAATCATATAGAACTAAGCATAGCAGAGCCATTCACTCAAATTTCAATGATTATCACCATGATTCTTTCTTATATTTTTTTCAAAGAAAATATTAAAGAAAAGATACCAGGTTCTATTTTAATTCTTATAGGAGGCTGGTTGTTATTATATAATCACTAA
- a CDS encoding arginase produces the protein MEKNLLSIDWDYFIPIKKEWCGSYIENKRNISKIWYNRYISNNMIENNLEESIHVGSECNDFWDKIKKYFNISKSVKVFISDSHKLSYKIAKENACNKVFSFDAHSDLGYGGLKSLDFELNCANWLGKLLKDCVIKKANIIYSPYSYEKKEDFNEMNTKFNIDYCNLKKLKEKEDVTVIHICRSGAWTPPWLDCKFRKFVKNLKLPYKVINCPNREWNIENLTLSEQLDYILC, from the coding sequence ATGGAGAAAAATCTTTTAAGTATTGATTGGGATTACTTCATTCCTATCAAGAAGGAATGGTGCGGTTCATATATAGAAAATAAAAGAAATATAAGTAAGATTTGGTACAATCGCTATATAAGCAATAACATGATAGAAAATAATTTAGAAGAATCTATTCATGTTGGTTCAGAATGCAATGATTTTTGGGATAAAATAAAAAAATACTTTAACATTTCAAAATCCGTTAAAGTATTCATTTCAGATTCCCATAAGTTATCGTATAAAATTGCAAAAGAAAATGCATGTAACAAGGTATTTTCTTTTGATGCTCACTCTGATTTAGGATATGGAGGATTAAAATCTCTTGATTTTGAATTGAATTGTGCCAATTGGCTAGGAAAGCTTTTAAAGGACTGCGTGATTAAAAAAGCAAATATTATATATAGTCCCTATTCCTATGAGAAGAAAGAAGATTTTAACGAAATGAATACAAAATTTAACATTGATTATTGCAATTTAAAAAAATTAAAGGAAAAGGAAGATGTAACTGTTATTCATATTTGTAGATCTGGTGCATGGACACCACCTTGGTTAGATTGTAAGTTTAGGAAATTTGTAAAAAATTTAAAATTACCTTATAAAGTAATCAATTGTCCTAATAGAGAATGGAACATAGAGAATTTAACATTATCAGAGCAGCTTGATTATATACTATGTTGA
- a CDS encoding staygreen family protein: MSRLNPDKLSTTFIPPITKENPIIPRKYTLTHSDITGELFLTIGPEYDYEAIDPVMRDEVLAHWSKMNGQYIFNAYVYVNGQFGMDSAARRYMIFKRELPLALEAIFYGDKALLKKHPYLNDAPIFVHFRSMYPQYNRIEYFGTPKDYKI; the protein is encoded by the coding sequence TTGAGTAGGCTCAATCCTGATAAACTTTCTACAACATTTATTCCGCCAATTACTAAAGAAAATCCTATTATACCTAGAAAATACACACTAACCCATTCAGATATTACTGGTGAACTATTTTTAACAATAGGTCCTGAATATGATTATGAGGCAATTGATCCAGTTATGAGAGATGAAGTATTGGCACATTGGAGTAAAATGAATGGACAATATATTTTCAATGCTTATGTTTATGTAAATGGCCAATTTGGTATGGATTCTGCTGCTAGGAGATATATGATCTTTAAACGGGAATTACCTTTAGCCTTAGAAGCTATTTTTTATGGGGATAAAGCGCTGTTGAAAAAACATCCATATTTGAATGATGCTCCTATATTTGTGCATTTTCGTTCTATGTATCCTCAGTATAATCGGATAGAATATTTTGGAACACCTAAAGATTATAAAATATAA
- a CDS encoding DUF169 domain-containing protein has translation MKSEIVKALNPEFEAVALLRSNKKPEGAMQPLPGKYVCIMSFYAQVVSKGKIAVFDRDTYGCPGARAGLGFGSAYGEEMGGFDTFAAFFSKGIEDAKDKEKYQAIADQANPHVRRKLILGERFHTSREKAYKWITKELPVYDFPEKYVILKPLKDVTEDEIPQCVIFNVNPIQLTALMSIAGSIRDGINDTLTPQGAACQMIGAYVFYEAEAEDSRAVLGMIDLAARKNVRGVLPDELLTYAVPWKLFLELEEEAKTGIFKSPLWLDLFE, from the coding sequence ATGAAAAGTGAAATTGTTAAAGCATTAAACCCTGAATTTGAAGCAGTAGCTCTTTTAAGGAGTAATAAAAAACCAGAAGGAGCCATGCAGCCATTGCCAGGGAAATATGTATGTATCATGTCATTTTATGCACAGGTTGTTTCTAAAGGGAAAATTGCAGTATTTGATAGAGATACATACGGATGTCCTGGAGCAAGGGCAGGACTCGGATTTGGTAGTGCCTATGGAGAAGAAATGGGAGGATTTGATACATTTGCAGCATTTTTTTCAAAGGGAATTGAAGATGCAAAGGATAAAGAAAAGTATCAAGCCATTGCGGATCAAGCCAATCCACATGTAAGAAGAAAGCTTATATTAGGGGAAAGATTTCATACTTCAAGGGAGAAGGCATATAAATGGATTACAAAAGAGCTTCCGGTATATGATTTTCCTGAGAAATATGTAATTTTAAAGCCTTTAAAAGATGTAACAGAAGATGAAATACCTCAATGTGTAATTTTTAATGTAAATCCTATTCAGCTGACAGCACTTATGAGCATAGCAGGTTCTATAAGAGATGGAATTAATGATACGTTAACACCTCAAGGGGCAGCTTGTCAGATGATTGGAGCCTATGTTTTTTATGAGGCTGAAGCAGAAGATTCTAGGGCAGTATTAGGAATGATAGATCTTGCAGCAAGAAAAAATGTCAGGGGAGTTTTACCTGACGAACTATTAACTTATGCTGTTCCATGGAAATTGTTTCTTGAACTTGAGGAAGAGGCAAAGACAGGAATATTCAAATCTCCACTGTGGTTAGATCTTTTTGAGTAA
- a CDS encoding MarR family winged helix-turn-helix transcriptional regulator translates to MEMKFITKDQSVGKHVDIISRYLFYYINKQVEPYHLQKHSYKILIELYHQEGLCQEDLVTLLKLSKADIAKSVKKLIGLGYIHKEKDTEDKRIHHLYLTEKSLAIKDSIISILEDTSTILSQNISKEDIQITKKVMQQMAENILHASHTLKNS, encoded by the coding sequence ATGGAAATGAAATTTATTACAAAAGATCAGTCTGTCGGAAAACATGTTGATATCATTTCAAGGTATTTGTTTTACTATATTAACAAACAAGTAGAACCCTACCATTTACAAAAGCATTCCTATAAAATTTTAATAGAACTTTATCACCAAGAAGGTCTGTGTCAAGAGGATCTCGTTACTTTACTAAAACTGAGCAAAGCCGACATTGCCAAAAGTGTAAAAAAACTTATAGGTTTAGGCTATATACATAAAGAAAAAGATACAGAAGATAAACGTATTCATCATCTTTATCTAACAGAAAAAAGTCTTGCCATTAAAGATTCTATTATATCCATACTAGAAGATACAAGCACTATACTTTCTCAAAATATCTCTAAGGAAGACATACAAATAACAAAAAAAGTTATGCAACAAATGGCAGAAAATATCCTACATGCCTCCCACACCTTAAAAAACAGTTAG
- a CDS encoding methyl-accepting chemotaxis protein, with translation MDLKEKKENVVQRSIKVKLIVITFILLLIPMMILGIISYIKVASELDAKGETILKNAVKSSFQLIDLAEQEVDTRGVSLEEAQEKVKTILIGKKNADGTREQNKHIELGENGFYLILDRDGNVIAHDEIEGKNIWNNQDASTSKILYAQELIKKGLNGGGFTEYTFDTNGVTDLNIVYTEVDKNWGWIIGAGTYEDDFDKSAGYILNMMYMIIFVSLILGAIVIVAFANHIGNPIKKLTILIEKTKNLDLASDDDYKDLVKNTDEVGMMAKSVIEMRDSLRKIINNFKNGVEETFTHAQGLSNAANETAVCSDDIANTIDILVQGTLNQAQESKKGTKELLVLGEEIHKTRVSIDGVRGNINRTSTTNQKGMQRIEDLSLKAEEKHIEAAKVRRNVKELSQKAMTIGQMIEIITQISTQINILALNASIEAARAGEAGKGFGVVANEVRKLAETTDKTTEDVKKIILGMQVSIQTTEASVYRDNQMQEELIQTLACVIESFKDINESVIEMVEEVDVLTDSIVKMDQEKNIVIRSIENMYTISKDTAQFTQKISGNIEEQTVMTQEVTSMANNLDDIAKKLSTDLKKFNIK, from the coding sequence ATGGATTTAAAAGAAAAGAAAGAGAACGTGGTTCAAAGGTCAATTAAAGTAAAACTCATAGTAATTACGTTTATTTTACTTTTAATACCGATGATGATACTTGGAATAATAAGTTATATTAAAGTAGCAAGTGAACTAGATGCTAAGGGGGAGACAATCCTTAAAAATGCAGTGAAGTCTTCCTTTCAACTCATTGATTTAGCAGAGCAAGAAGTGGATACTAGAGGAGTAAGTCTTGAAGAAGCTCAGGAAAAGGTTAAAACAATATTAATAGGTAAAAAGAATGCTGATGGGACGAGAGAGCAAAATAAGCATATAGAACTAGGTGAAAATGGTTTTTACTTAATACTTGATAGGGATGGGAATGTTATTGCCCATGATGAAATAGAAGGGAAAAATATATGGAACAATCAGGATGCATCTACAAGTAAAATATTATATGCTCAAGAACTTATTAAAAAGGGGCTAAATGGTGGTGGGTTTACAGAATATACTTTTGATACAAATGGTGTAACTGATCTAAATATAGTGTATACAGAAGTAGACAAAAATTGGGGATGGATTATAGGGGCAGGTACATATGAAGACGATTTTGATAAAAGTGCAGGTTATATATTGAATATGATGTATATGATCATATTCGTATCTTTAATTCTTGGAGCTATAGTTATTGTAGCATTTGCTAATCATATAGGAAATCCTATTAAAAAATTAACAATATTAATAGAGAAAACGAAAAATTTAGATTTAGCTAGTGATGATGATTATAAGGATTTAGTAAAGAATACAGATGAAGTAGGCATGATGGCAAAATCCGTTATAGAAATGAGAGATTCCTTAAGAAAGATCATTAATAATTTTAAAAATGGTGTAGAAGAAACGTTTACACATGCACAAGGATTATCTAACGCCGCCAATGAGACGGCCGTATGTAGTGATGATATTGCCAATACAATTGATATATTGGTGCAAGGAACATTAAATCAAGCTCAAGAATCTAAAAAAGGAACAAAGGAACTTTTAGTATTAGGAGAAGAAATTCATAAAACGAGGGTTAGTATAGATGGAGTAAGAGGAAATATTAATAGAACAAGTACTACAAATCAAAAAGGAATGCAACGAATAGAAGATTTATCTTTAAAAGCAGAAGAAAAACATATTGAAGCTGCTAAGGTTCGTAGAAATGTAAAGGAGTTATCCCAAAAGGCTATGACTATTGGACAGATGATAGAGATTATTACTCAGATTTCAACACAAATAAATATTTTGGCTTTAAATGCTTCTATTGAAGCTGCAAGAGCAGGTGAAGCAGGAAAAGGGTTTGGAGTTGTTGCTAATGAAGTAAGAAAGCTTGCTGAAACTACAGATAAGACAACGGAGGATGTAAAAAAGATTATTCTAGGCATGCAAGTAAGTATACAAACAACAGAAGCAAGCGTGTATAGAGATAACCAAATGCAAGAGGAGTTAATACAAACTTTAGCTTGTGTAATAGAGAGCTTTAAGGATATAAATGAATCTGTAATAGAAATGGTTGAGGAAGTAGATGTATTAACAGATAGTATAGTAAAAATGGATCAAGAGAAGAATATTGTGATAAGAAGTATTGAAAATATGTATACCATATCTAAAGATACAGCACAATTCACTCAAAAAATAAGTGGAAATATTGAAGAACAAACTGTAATGACACAGGAAGTAACTTCTATGGCAAATAATTTAGATGATATAGCAAAAAAGTTAAGCACAGATCTAAAAAAGTTTAATATTAAATAA